In Candidatus Aminicenantes bacterium, the genomic window GGCACACATTCCGGTCCCGGCGATAAGCTCGTCTTCAAGGGGGGAACTTGCGCTGTCCTTTTCCACCAGCTTCCGCGGCTCTCCTTCGACTTGGACTTCGATCTGCTGTCCCCGTTCGACGCAGGCGACACGGACACCCTGCGGGGCGTCCTAGCCGGCCAAGCCATGGTCCGGGAAGCCGGGGATAAGCGGAACACGCTGTTTCATCTTCTCGTCTACGAGAAGGGGGCGCCGAACATCAAAGTCGAGATCAATAAGCGGATCTGGACGCATAATGCCCACCGGAACGCCTGGCTTCTGGGGGTTGAGGTTCGGATCGCCGACGAGGCCACCCTGGCCACTAATAAGCTCGTCGATTTGACCGACCGGCCCATTCCCGTCGCCAGAGATCTTTTCGACGCCCACTTCTTCCTGAAGATGGGCTTTCCGCTCAACGAAGCCCTCGTTTTAGAACGAACGGGAAAGCCCCTGCTGGATTACCTTGGGGGGCTCCCTGCCTTCGTCGAGAGACGCTTCAAGCCCAGGGATATCCTCCACGGCCTGGGCGATGCCTTAGGAGAATCGCAGAAAGCCTGGGCGCGGGAGCGGCTGATCGCGGATTTCCGATCCGAAATCGAGCGGAGACTGGGCCGGACAGAAAACCGCTAGGGAAGCGAAGCCGGCTGACTATTGCCGCCTTAGGATGCCTTGGGCGCAGCGGCCTTCTTCTCCGGCTTAGGCTTCTTTTCCTTGGCCTCGTCGCCGCCCTTCTTGGGCTTCTCGGCCTTGGGGGCTTCCTTCTTTTCTTCCTTCACGGGAGCCGCCAACCGATCCGCCTTGACCTTGGCCGCGTCGGCGGTGATCTTCTCGTGATTCTCGATCGCCTTCAGCCGGCCGTTGACGGCCTTGAGGTTGGCCTTGAACTTCCGGACCAGGGTATCCTTCTCGGCTTTGCGGCCTTCGAGCCCCTTAGCGGCCACGACCGTCTTCCGTTCTTGCAGCTTGGCTTCGAAGTACGCCTTCTGCTGCATTATCATCTCTTTACGCTTTAAGCCCATGGCATCTCTCCTAATGGTTTTTACCGGCGGAAAATAACTTGTGTCAATATATCAGGGTTTTCGCTTAAAAGCCACCGTCCATTAGCCGTGGGAGCGCCGACGACGCCGGTCACTTCCCGCTTTTTTTACGAAGAATGCAGGGGGGCGCAAACAATTGAAGCTGCCCGTCGTCCAAGAGCTTGAGGCTGGTGAACGGGTCGCCCTTCGTAAATCCGGGATCCTCGATGATCTTGCGGGCCATGGGAGAATCCGGCATCGGGGCCAAGTGGATCCCCCAGGCACCGGCCGCCTCGTTCCAGACGCCCTTGAACGGCATCCGATCCCCCATCACCATCAAGCCGACGATGTCCTTGCCCTGCCGACGCTCGATAATGATCTGCATCGCGTTCGGGGCGTAGGCCAGCTTGCCTTCCCAGGTGCCCAGCAGCGGGGAATCGGCTTCCGGCTTGATGGCGATCTCCGCCTCGGCCAGTGTCTGCCATTTGCCGAAGGGGCCGATCCAATAGGACTGAACCTTCAGCAGGCCCGCGCCCCTGACTCGGATCTGGGCCTGGGCGCCTTTCTCCTCCACTTTGTCCAGGTCCCCGGTCACTTTCCAGCCCCAAAGCGGCGGATCTCCCGCGGGCAGCTTCCCCATCTTGGAGAAGCGGGCCGTGGCCCGAATCGTCGCGCCTATCGCCGGCTTCCCGTCGAGATCGATGGCCGCTTCGAATTTGCCCTCCGGCAGGATGCTCGGGCTCTCGTCC contains:
- a CDS encoding nucleotidyl transferase AbiEii/AbiGii toxin family protein; translated protein: MTSRRFDPAFHQRKLLALLLAIYKTGGTHSGPGDKLVFKGGTCAVLFHQLPRLSFDLDFDLLSPFDAGDTDTLRGVLAGQAMVREAGDKRNTLFHLLVYEKGAPNIKVEINKRIWTHNAHRNAWLLGVEVRIADEATLATNKLVDLTDRPIPVARDLFDAHFFLKMGFPLNEALVLERTGKPLLDYLGGLPAFVERRFKPRDILHGLGDALGESQKAWARERLIADFRSEIERRLGRTENR